CGTCCGGCTCTCCCATGCGCCCGATCGGCGTATGGCTCACCATCCCTTCGAGAACTTTCGCGGGCATCGCCTTGAGGATCTCGGTGGCCACGAAGCCGGGGGCGACGGCGTTCACGCGGATGCCGTAGCGCCCCAGCTCCCGCGCCCAGGTCTTCGTCATGTTGATGACGCCGGCCTTCGTGGACGCGTAGTTGGTCTGGCCGAAGTTGCCGTACAGGCCGACGACCGAGGACGCGTTGAGGATCACGCCGCGCCCCGCCTTGATCATGTGCGGCACGACGGCGCGCGTGCAGAGAAAGACGCCGCGCAGGTTCACGTTGATGACGGCGTCAAAGGTGTCCTCGGACATCACGGACGCGACCGCGCCGTCCTTCCACTTGACGAGCTGGGCGTCACGCACGATGCCGGCGTTGTTGACGAGCACGTCGACGCCGCCCCACGACTGGATCA
This region of Acidobacteriota bacterium genomic DNA includes:
- a CDS encoding SDR family oxidoreductase; its protein translation is IQSWGGVDVLVNNAGIVRDAQLVKWKDGAVASVMSEDTFDAVINVNLRGVFLCTRAVVPHMIKAGRGVILNASSVVGLYGNFGQTNYASTKAGVINMTKTWARELGRYGIRVNAVAPGFVATEILKAMPAKVLEGMVSHTPIGRMGEPDDIAEAYAWLASDRAAFVHGAVLSVDGGLVVGT